The genome window TGGTATGATTATAATTACTCTCTCATTAATTCCCTGAGCCAGATATACTTATCAGCAGCTTCTGGTCCTTTTCCTATAACATCAAGCCAGCCGAGGAAATCAGGTATCCAGTCAAAAACAATGTAAGCAACTGTAAATAGAATATAGCCTATCCAGAAAAGCATCCACCATGTTGGAACTGCATCTGTCATATATGTAATTTTATCTACAGCCTTTGTGTTCTCTAAATGTGATGCCATCAGTATTTACCTCCTTCTTTTTCTGCTTTTACTATTTTTTCTTCTAAATCTAATATTTCATATTTAGGCCCTTCTATATCCTTAAAATCCCCTTTCATGTAAGAATAGATAAAAAGAGCCAACCATCCAGTTAAAGCTACAATATAGGCAATAACTTCTACAAGGAAGCCCTTTAGTTCTGAACCTGACATCCCTGCTTCAAGATAAGCTACTGTTCTTGTAGCAATAATGGTTCCAACAACAAATAAGAAAATAAAGAGTATTAAAAGTGCTACTGTCTTTTGACTAATTCTCATTTTTCAACCTCCATTCTCCATAATGGAGAAAAAAGGGGCAACTGCCCCTTATTTTTCAGCAGTTTCAATTCTAAAATCCTTAGGAGGTTTTACTTCCCAGCTTCCAAGCCACATTATGTAGGTAAGAAGAGCAAAACCTCTTACATTAGGAATAATATTTCCATTCTTATCTTTTTCAAAGAACCATGGATATCCAGGCATATTTGTTCCTGGGGAGGTACTTTGTGGGTCATAAAGGTGAGCTACCTGCCATCCTACATTGTGAACAGCAGCTTCTCTAATCAGGTCTGGTCCCACCCTTTTAGTTCCCCAGAGAACTGGAGCCTGAAGCTCGTTGTTGTATTCAGATGGATAAGATACTGTGTTAGATACACCTGGAATACCAAATCTAAGAGTTTCGTTAGATACAGGTCTTACCATCTGAGAGTGACAGTTCCAGCAACCTTCAGCCACATACCATCTGTGTCCTATTCTGAGAGCTTTGGCAAGGGTTTTACCGTTTGGTTTACAGTCTTTAATTACTTCAGTTGCACCACTGAAAGCTTCTGTATATTCACACAGTTTCTTGAATGTCTCAGGATAATATCTTGCAAGTTTATTGAAATCTGACCATGCTGTTGTGTTATTTGCTATTGCTTCAGCTGCCAGGTCTTCAACTGACTTTTTAGGAATATCTTTGAGAACAAACATAGGCAGAGCCCAAGATATAAAGTCAGCAAACAGGAAGAATATAATTCCTGCTACTAACGCTACAAATGAAAAACGTTCCATCTTACCCATTATACTTTACCTCCTTATACTTCTCTGAGCTCTGCTGTGAGACCAGCTTTAGCTGTAGCAGTTTTATAGAAGTTCAGAGCATACATGAACAGTCCTGTGAGCATCATTATTCCAGCGATAGACCTGAAGTACCAGAATGGCTTAGAGAAGTTTACAGAGTCAATCCATGGGTTAAGTCCAATCCAGTCAAATCCTTGAACAAGACCACCAGCTGTAAGGTCAAAGAACATTGCCAGAACTCCAATCATAAGGAGCCAGTAAGCACCTTCAGAGAGACCTTTGGAATACATTGTTTCTTTTCCAAATAATCTTGGCCATACATACTCAGCCATTCCAAGAACCCATAGACCGAATGTTCCGAACATGATTAGGTGAGCGTGTCCTGTTACCCAGTCTGTAAAGTGGATTACTTTCTGGAATGTGAGTGTTACGTGGAATGCACACTGGAAGCAAGTAATCCAGTAGAAGATAGCTCCTGTATACATATATCTTAATGGAACATTGTATTTGAGCTGTTCTGCAGAACCTCTAAGTGTCATCATGAAGTTAATCAGAACAGATGTAACAGCGAACTCAACTGCAACTGTTGCAAATACTGCAGAATATTGTGCAAACATTGGTATTGGTGACCACAGGAAGTGGTGAACACCGTTCATTGGATAGAAGAATGCAAGCCCCCAGAAACCAAGAAGTGATAATCCGTGAGACCACATTGGTTTTTTCATAATAACAGGAACGAAGTAATACATTAATCCCCATGCAACTGGTGTAACATAAAGTCCAACAAGGTCGTGGATAAATGTTGATTGAACAGCACCTGCTCCAGAACCTACAGCCCAGAACCTTGGAATTAAGTTACCCATGAACACAACAAGTGGTGTCCATACTAACATTGCTGCCATATACCATCCAGAAACGTAAAGTGGACCTCTTTGTGAGGCTTTATAAAGTGGAGCACCAAACTGCATTAATGCAAGTAAGAGCCAGAATACAATTATTGGGTCTAACCACCAAGGAGTTTCTCCCCACTCAACGTTGTCAGCCATTCCAAGGAAAAGTATAGCTACAACAGTTATAAGAACAGCTGCTTGAAGTGCAATAAACATAAACCATCCAAGAGCATCACTTAAAACTCTATAACCTGTAAATCTTGGAATTGCCCAGTAAATTAATCCTGTAAACATATTAACAAGAAATCCGTAAGCAGCACCAGCTGTGTGTATCATTCTAATTCTTCCAGGAGAGAGAAACTCTATTCCTGGAAATGGATAAATTCCATCAAGCTGGAGAGAGTATAAAAATCCCATTATTCCTACGATAATAAAGAAAACCAATCCCATTGCCACATGAGCTTTTACAAGCCCATAGTTGACAAGGTTTTGAAGTTCTTGTGTATTATTAGCTGCCATTTCTTACCCTCCTTATTTACCTTTGTTCATTAGATAAGCAATGTAAGAAACAAGTGCCCATCTATCTCTTTCTGAAAGATGTCCGAATGCTGGCATTGGAGAACCTTCAAGACCCACTGTAAGAACTCTAAATGTATCTTCTGGTTTTGGACCAGCTGCTCTAACTGGATATGTAAGGTCTGTTGGAGGGACTGGCAATGTTGTTGCTACAGGACCATCTCCTGCTCCTTGCTCACCGTGACATGCTGTGCAGTTTTGAGCGTAAAGCTCTTTTCCTCTCTGGATTAACTCAGGAGAACCAAAGTCAGCAGGTCTTTTGATTTCTTTGTAAACTGATTGACATTTTTCTGGGTCAGGTTGCCCTTTTTCCCATTTGTCTCTTGCAAAAGTTTTGATGTAGGCAATAACAGCTCTTTTTTGAACTTCAGGAACAAGTTTGAATGATGGCATTGGAGTTTGTGGAAGACCCCAGTTCAGAACATGGAGTAAATCTTCATCTGTAGGTAAACATCCTTCAGGTGTAGACTTCCATCTGAAAACTGCAGTGTGGAAGTTAGGGGGTTTGTCTTTGAAGAATTTCGCCGCCTGGGTATTACCATCTCCGTTAACGCCATGACATCCAACACAGAACTTGTTATAGACTTTTCTTCCTGCTTCTTCCTGCGCAGTTAAATCTTTGGTTTTTTTAGCCTGTGCCGGTTTTGATGAATAAACATGCAACAGGCCGTAAATGAACAGTGCCGGGAAGAAGAAGAACAAAATCCATTTAACGGCCGTGTTTTCTCCCATGAGATTACCTCCTAAAATATTTGAAAAGATATTTTACATCATTTCACAAATTTTTCACAGCTTTTTCCTGCTGGAACCCCTCTCCTTAAAATATTGATTTTTCTATTATTTCGGAGAATTTATTGAAGCTAAAAACTTTTTTATCTTTTATCCTATTCTCTTTTAGCATTGATTTTAGCTGCCCTGTTGAAAAAATTATATCACTATATTGACATGCGTCAAGGTCTGTAATTCCATCTCCTGCATATAATTTCAAACTATAGTTTCCGTAGTAATTCTTCATTATATATGGTTTACAAATACCACAGTTTCGTTGGCATTTCTCCCCACATCTGTATATAAATCTAACATCCATTTTTTCTTTTTTGAAGGAGATTTTATTACAGTATATCTGGCTTATTCTGCTTAAATGGTTTTCAAGTAATGGATAGATATATAAATCTACTCCTCCACTTAGAACGACAAAAGGGATATTTTTTCGGTTCAAAAACTCTAAAAACTCCGAAAATCCTTCTCTGAGCTTTATATTTTCCTTAACCCAGTGAACTATTTCTTCCTTTTTATCAGAAGGTATAAGCTGGAACATCTGACGAATTCCAATATCTATATCTATTTTCCCAGATAATAGATTTTCTTGGATTTTTTTGTATTCAGGAGGGGCAAATTCAGCCATTATAGCATCAATAACATCCTGTTCTGTTATTGTTCCATCAAAATCGGAGAAAAATATAGCTGACATTTTATTTGAACTCTTTCAATTCTTTACTCAGTGATTTACATTCTTCCAAGGAGATACTATTTACTACACAGTTTAAAGTATCAAAATAGGCTTTTGCTCCTGCTGTAATTCCTGCTTTGTGCTTTTGATAGTTATTTCCAATATCAATTGCAACAAGATTTCCAAAATCCTCAAAGATTTTATACAGGTCGTGTGGATAGATGTCTCCATATAATACAGGATAAACAGGTCGTATATTTTCAAAATCTTCTCTGAGACTTTCTGCTATCTCGACAGATTTAAAATGGGGAATATTTTTGTATCTGTAAGGAGAAGGTATTAAGACCATATCTCCCCCAGAAAGTCTGGTTAATTTTCCAAAGAGTAAGTCTGGTTGAATACCAAAATCATCATTTTCAAAAAAGAATGATGGATAAGATAGATTAAGTATAAATCCAACTTCAAATTTTTCTGATAAATACCTTACTGTTTCAAACCCCAGTGGGAAAAGATTTAAAACAAATATTCGTATATGCTTTTGAACGGCAAAGTTTATTTTATTTTCTATTTCTTCTAAATTTCCAGATAGAAATGGGGCATATACTATTTTCCTTGAGTGTTTTTCCTGTAGTTTGGCTTTTAGCTGTGAAATATAATCAATTCTGCTCTCAAATAGTGCAAATCCTTCATTAAAAAATAGCTCATCTTCTCTGACAATATCTATTCCACCATCAATAAGGCTTTCAAATATCTCTCCTATTTCTTCCTTTTTTAATCCTACAGCTGGGCGAATTGTTGATATTAACAGAGGTCTGTGATGAATTTCTAAGTAGTCCTGTATACCCTTTATTCCATAATTTGCACCTTTAAAATGGTCAAGAAATGCAGGTGGAAAATCTATATCAATCAGTTTTATACGGTAAGGTAAAATCATCTCACCATAAGTAAGGGATAAAATTGAGTATAAATCATGTCTAAACAGGGACACAGGAAACTGAACTTTGAACAAAACTTTATAAACTTTCAGGTCGGTATCATAAAAATCCTCAACCTCTCCAAGCTTTACAGGGAGAGGTGTCCTGGAAAGAGAAAGAAAATCAATAATTTTATCTACTTCCTGCTGAGGCTGAATTTTTTCTTTAGAAGTGAGCAGATAAGTAGCCTCTATATAGTTCATTTTTCACCCTTATACTTCTTTTATTATATTGTAAACCTCAATAACCGGATGTCCTGCAAACCACTCCCTTGGTGGAGGATTTTCATGGGCTTTTCTGAATGCCTCACTTTCTGTATATTTCTTTAACGCTTCCATATTTTCCCAGTAAGTTGCAATAATAAATGTGTTATTCTGGTTATTAGGTGGAAAGTTAACAGGCTCAAGAAGGTTCATCTTTATAAATCCTTCCTGCTCAGTCAATCCTTTTTCTCCAAATCTTTCAAGGGCATATTCCTTAAACTGTTCCCTGTATTCTGGATTAATCGGGAATTTTGTGAATACTACTACCATTTCTACCTCCTTAGCTATATTTTATTCCGCTTAGTTTCAGCAGTGCATCTGTGTCCGGTTCTCTACCTGCAAAGTTTTTAAACAGTTCCATTGCAGGTCTGCTACCACCTTTAGTTAAAATTTCTTCATAAAAACTTTCTGCCACATCATCATTGTATATTCCGTTATCCACAAACATAAAGTAAGCATCAGCAGATAAAACTTCTGCCCATTTGTAACTGTAATAACCGGCTGCGTATCCGCCGGCAAATATATGGCTAAAGCTCCACTGGAATTTGTTGTATTCTGGTGGTTTTATGACTGATACCTCTTCCCTGACTTTGTTAAGTATTTCCTGAACATCTTTTGCAGTATATCTGTCCATATGTATGAGCATATCAAATATTGCAAACTCCAGCTGACGAACCATTGCCATTGCAGATAAAAAGTTCCTGGCATTTTTTAGCCTGTTTATCATATTTTCTGGGATAGGTTCTCCTGTTTTATAATGAAATGCAAATGTTTTTAATACAGATGGTTCGTAGGCAAATTGTTCAAGGAACTGGGATGGAAATTCCACAGCATCCCATTCAACACCTGATATTCCGCTTACAAATGGTTCTCTTACTTTGCTTACAAGATGGTGAAGTGCATGCCCCATTTCATGAAAAAGTGTTTCCACATCGTAGGGTCTAAGAAGGGATGGTGTATCTTCTGTGGCAGGTGAAAAGTTGGCAACAATAAATGCAACTGGTTTTATTATATTTCCTTCTTCATCTTCATGGTGTGCCACCCACTCATCCATCCATGCTCCATCTCTTTTCCCTTCTCTTGCCTCAAGGTCAAGGTAAAGTCTGCCTATTAGTTCGCTGTTTTTGTAAATATGATAAACATTAACAGATGGATGCCATACAGGAACGTTCACTTCCTCAAATTCCAGTTTGAATAGTTTGTTAAGAAAATCAAAAAGACCTTTGATTACCCGATTTTTCTCAAAATAGGGTTTGTATTCCTCATCATTTACATTGTATTTTTCTTTTTTGAGCTTTTCTGCATAGTATGAAAAATCATAAGCCTGCAGGTTGTCTTTTAGGCCTAACTTTTTAGCGTAGTTGTTTAGTTCTTCATACTCTTTTTCAGCCTGAGGCTTGCTTTTTCTGGCAAGGTCGTAAAGAAAATCCAAAACCTGAGATGGAGATTGTGCCATTTTTGTGGCAAGGGAAAGCTCTGCATAATTATTAAAACCAAGAAGTTTTGCCTTTTCGTATCTTAGAGCAAGAATTTCTTCAAGAATTTTATCATTTTCAGGGGCTCTTGTGACATAAGCCCTGTATAGCTCTTCCCTTTTTTCCCTGTTTGAACCATAGGTCATATATGCTATATAAGATGGCTGGTGCAGGGTAAATCTGTAAACTATTTTTCCATCCCTTTCCTGCTGTGCTGCTTTAAGCTCTGTTTCTGGCAGTTCTTTCACATCTTCGTAGTCTTCAATAATCATCTCATAGCTGTCGGTGGCATTGAGAAGGTTTTGGGCAAACTGGTTTTGCAGCTGGGAGAGTTTGATGTTTATCTGTTTGACTTTTTCCCTTTTTTCACCTTCCAAATTTACACCGGATAGCTCAAAATCTCTTATAGCATCTTCAAGAACTTTTCTCTGCTCTTGATTAAGAGTGTTCTTTTCTTTCTCATATATTTCTTTGAAGGCTTTGTAAAGCTCCTCATTCTGTCCCAGTTCTGTGTAATATTCAGTTATAACAGGCAGTAGCGCTGTATAAACTTCTTGAGTTTTTGGAGAGTTTTTAACATAGTTTAAATGGGAAATAGGGGAGAATAAAATCCCCAGTTTTACATGCATAAGCTGATATGGTTTTACAAAGTTCTGGTATGTTTTGTTTTCTATTTTTAAAAGCTGCTGCAGTTTTTCTTTATTCTGTTTTATCTGGTTTAAAACTAATTCTTTCTGCTGGTCTAAATTTTCATCATTTATTGTAAATTCAGGGAATACTATCGACATTCATACCTCCTATTGTTTTTCAATTTCTTCTTTAATGTCCTCATACTGTTTGAATTCTTCGCTCTGGAGAACATCTGTTATGAAACGGTCAATATCTTCTTTTTCAAGAAATGTTCCTGTTAAAAGTCTGCCTGTATATCGGTTATTCTTGATTTCCCAGAACATATAGAATTCTGGATATTTTTCTTTAATCTTTCTGTAGGCAACTCCATATTTGCTGTCTTTTAAAGGATTTTGTTCAAGGAAAAAGTGATTATCTGCAACATTAATCTTGTAAAGGAGTGCTCCTGTTTTGGTCTTAACCAGTTCCAGCTCAATGTCCCATTGTTTTATTTGTTCCATCTCTCATGCCCTCCATTTTTGTTTATCTAACTTTTAATTTATGTGCTTTTCCTGTAAGCTCAAGGATGTGGGAGTATCCTTTTTTATTTAAGTGCTGTTGAAGACCATCAATTACCTTCAATGGTGCATAAGGGTCATAAAAGTTTGCCGTTCCTATCTGGACAGCAACAGCACCTGCAAGTATATGCTGGAGGGCATCCTGTGCAGTGGTTATTCCACCTACCCCTATTATAGGGACAGAAGCTCCAAATTTTTCATAAACCTGATAAATCATTCTAACTGCCACTGGCAAGATGGCAGGACCTGATAGACCTCCTGTTTTCATTGCTATAATAGGTTCCTCTTTTTCAACATCTATTGCCATTCCAAGTAGTGTATTTATCAGGACAAGACCATCAGCTTTAGCTTCAATACATGCTTGTGCAGTTTCTGTTATATCTGTGATGTTTGGACTGAGTTTTACCATTAATGGTTTTGAGGTGGTATTTTTCAGCTTTTTTACAAGGGAATACAGGGTTTCTGGGTCTGAGCCGAAGGCTATACCACCTTTTTTAACATTAGGGCATGAAACGTTTAGCTCTAATGCATGAACCCCGTCTGTTTTGTCTAAAAACTGGGCAACTTTAAGGTATTCTTCCTCATCCTCGCCAAACACATTTGCAATAATAACAGTATCATATTCTCTGAGTTTAGGAAGTATATGTTCTGCAAAATATTTAACTCCCGGATTTTGAAGACCTATAGAGTTAAGCATTCCACAGGGAGTTTCCACTATACGCTGGGGTGGATTTCCTTCACGGGGTCTGTAAGAAAGCCCTTTAACAACAACTGCCCCTAATTTGCTTATATCATAAAGATTTTCTGCAACTTCCAGTCCGTAAGAAAAGCATCCTGAAGCAGTCCAGACAGGATTTTTGAACTTTATACCAAAAAGTTCAAAAGAAAGTGGGGTATCAAGAGGCTTTACTGGACTTTCCAAGTTGCACTCCTTTTCTTTTTTTCTCAATTATAGCTTAATTTTGTTGTTAATGTTGCTGTTAAATTCTTATTGTTTAAGAAGATGTTATAATTTTTAAACTTTTAAATTTTGGATTAAGGAGAGTTTTATGTCTCAGACTATTCTTGTAACAGGTGCAGCTGGATTTATAGGATGGAGAACTGCAAAGTTTTTACTTGAAGGTGGCTTTAATGTTGTTGGAATAGATAATATGAACAACTACTATGATGTTCGTCTAAAGGAATGGAGAAAAAAAGACCTTGAAAAGTATGAAAATTTTAGATTTTTTGAGGTTGATATAGAAAATTTAGGAGCTTTAAAGGTTCTGTTTGATAATTTTGATTTTGATGCTGTTTTAAACCTTGCTGCAAGGGCAGGGGTCAGATATTCAATGGAAAACCCCCATGTATATCTCCAGACAAATGCTCAGGGAACATTAAATCTTCTTGAAATGATGAAAGAAAAAGGGATTAAAAAGATGGTACTTGCTTCAACTTCCTCCCTTTATGCAGGACAACCTATGCCCTTCAAAGAAACTCTTCCTGTAAACACTCCAATTTCTCCTTATGCAGCCTCCAAAAAAGCTGCAGAAGTAATGGCTTATACATATCATCATCTTTATGATATGGATATTACAGTAGTCAGGTATTTTACCGTCTATGGTCCCGCCGGAAGACCGGATATGAGTATCTTTAGATTTATTAAATGGATAGATGAAGGCACCCCTATAAAGCTGTTTGGAGATGGCTCACAGGCAAGGGATTTTACCTATGTTGATGATATTGCAAAGGGAACTATACTGGCAATGAAGCCTATGGGATATGAAATCATTAATCTTGGTGGTGGTAGAAATCCTATATCCTTAAAAACAATAATTGAAAAAATAGAAAACCTACTTGGTAAAAAAGCAAAAATAGAGTATAAGCCATTCCATAAAGCTGATATGAAAGAAACCTGGGCAGATATTGAAAAAGCAGAACAGCTCCTTGGCTGGAAACCTGAAATAGATATAGATGAGGGACTTAA of Persephonella sp. IF05-L8 contains these proteins:
- a CDS encoding cbb3-type cytochrome c oxidase subunit II — its product is MGKMERFSFVALVAGIIFFLFADFISWALPMFVLKDIPKKSVEDLAAEAIANNTTAWSDFNKLARYYPETFKKLCEYTEAFSGATEVIKDCKPNGKTLAKALRIGHRWYVAEGCWNCHSQMVRPVSNETLRFGIPGVSNTVSYPSEYNNELQAPVLWGTKRVGPDLIREAAVHNVGWQVAHLYDPQSTSPGTNMPGYPWFFEKDKNGNIIPNVRGFALLTYIMWLGSWEVKPPKDFRIETAEK
- a CDS encoding cbb3-type cytochrome c oxidase subunit I, producing MAANNTQELQNLVNYGLVKAHVAMGLVFFIIVGIMGFLYSLQLDGIYPFPGIEFLSPGRIRMIHTAGAAYGFLVNMFTGLIYWAIPRFTGYRVLSDALGWFMFIALQAAVLITVVAILFLGMADNVEWGETPWWLDPIIVFWLLLALMQFGAPLYKASQRGPLYVSGWYMAAMLVWTPLVVFMGNLIPRFWAVGSGAGAVQSTFIHDLVGLYVTPVAWGLMYYFVPVIMKKPMWSHGLSLLGFWGLAFFYPMNGVHHFLWSPIPMFAQYSAVFATVAVEFAVTSVLINFMMTLRGSAEQLKYNVPLRYMYTGAIFYWITCFQCAFHVTLTFQKVIHFTDWVTGHAHLIMFGTFGLWVLGMAEYVWPRLFGKETMYSKGLSEGAYWLLMIGVLAMFFDLTAGGLVQGFDWIGLNPWIDSVNFSKPFWYFRSIAGIMMLTGLFMYALNFYKTATAKAGLTAELREV
- a CDS encoding c-type cytochrome; the protein is MGENTAVKWILFFFFPALFIYGLLHVYSSKPAQAKKTKDLTAQEEAGRKVYNKFCVGCHGVNGDGNTQAAKFFKDKPPNFHTAVFRWKSTPEGCLPTDEDLLHVLNWGLPQTPMPSFKLVPEVQKRAVIAYIKTFARDKWEKGQPDPEKCQSVYKEIKRPADFGSPELIQRGKELYAQNCTACHGEQGAGDGPVATTLPVPPTDLTYPVRAAGPKPEDTFRVLTVGLEGSPMPAFGHLSERDRWALVSYIAYLMNKGK
- a CDS encoding MtnX-like HAD-IB family phosphatase, with translation MSAIFFSDFDGTITEQDVIDAIMAEFAPPEYKKIQENLLSGKIDIDIGIRQMFQLIPSDKKEEIVHWVKENIKLREGFSEFLEFLNRKNIPFVVLSGGVDLYIYPLLENHLSRISQIYCNKISFKKEKMDVRFIYRCGEKCQRNCGICKPYIMKNYYGNYSLKLYAGDGITDLDACQYSDIIFSTGQLKSMLKENRIKDKKVFSFNKFSEIIEKSIF
- a CDS encoding RuBisCO large subunit C-terminal-like domain-containing protein — translated: MNYIEATYLLTSKEKIQPQQEVDKIIDFLSLSRTPLPVKLGEVEDFYDTDLKVYKVLFKVQFPVSLFRHDLYSILSLTYGEMILPYRIKLIDIDFPPAFLDHFKGANYGIKGIQDYLEIHHRPLLISTIRPAVGLKKEEIGEIFESLIDGGIDIVREDELFFNEGFALFESRIDYISQLKAKLQEKHSRKIVYAPFLSGNLEEIENKINFAVQKHIRIFVLNLFPLGFETVRYLSEKFEVGFILNLSYPSFFFENDDFGIQPDLLFGKLTRLSGGDMVLIPSPYRYKNIPHFKSVEIAESLREDFENIRPVYPVLYGDIYPHDLYKIFEDFGNLVAIDIGNNYQKHKAGITAGAKAYFDTLNCVVNSISLEECKSLSKELKEFK
- a CDS encoding antibiotic biosynthesis monooxygenase family protein → MVVVFTKFPINPEYREQFKEYALERFGEKGLTEQEGFIKMNLLEPVNFPPNNQNNTFIIATYWENMEALKKYTESEAFRKAHENPPPREWFAGHPVIEVYNIIKEV
- a CDS encoding M3 family metallopeptidase produces the protein MSIVFPEFTINDENLDQQKELVLNQIKQNKEKLQQLLKIENKTYQNFVKPYQLMHVKLGILFSPISHLNYVKNSPKTQEVYTALLPVITEYYTELGQNEELYKAFKEIYEKEKNTLNQEQRKVLEDAIRDFELSGVNLEGEKREKVKQINIKLSQLQNQFAQNLLNATDSYEMIIEDYEDVKELPETELKAAQQERDGKIVYRFTLHQPSYIAYMTYGSNREKREELYRAYVTRAPENDKILEEILALRYEKAKLLGFNNYAELSLATKMAQSPSQVLDFLYDLARKSKPQAEKEYEELNNYAKKLGLKDNLQAYDFSYYAEKLKKEKYNVNDEEYKPYFEKNRVIKGLFDFLNKLFKLEFEEVNVPVWHPSVNVYHIYKNSELIGRLYLDLEAREGKRDGAWMDEWVAHHEDEEGNIIKPVAFIVANFSPATEDTPSLLRPYDVETLFHEMGHALHHLVSKVREPFVSGISGVEWDAVEFPSQFLEQFAYEPSVLKTFAFHYKTGEPIPENMINRLKNARNFLSAMAMVRQLEFAIFDMLIHMDRYTAKDVQEILNKVREEVSVIKPPEYNKFQWSFSHIFAGGYAAGYYSYKWAEVLSADAYFMFVDNGIYNDDVAESFYEEILTKGGSRPAMELFKNFAGREPDTDALLKLSGIKYS
- a CDS encoding dihydroorotate dehydrogenase, encoding MESPVKPLDTPLSFELFGIKFKNPVWTASGCFSYGLEVAENLYDISKLGAVVVKGLSYRPREGNPPQRIVETPCGMLNSIGLQNPGVKYFAEHILPKLREYDTVIIANVFGEDEEEYLKVAQFLDKTDGVHALELNVSCPNVKKGGIAFGSDPETLYSLVKKLKNTTSKPLMVKLSPNITDITETAQACIEAKADGLVLINTLLGMAIDVEKEEPIIAMKTGGLSGPAILPVAVRMIYQVYEKFGASVPIIGVGGITTAQDALQHILAGAVAVQIGTANFYDPYAPLKVIDGLQQHLNKKGYSHILELTGKAHKLKVR
- a CDS encoding SDR family NAD(P)-dependent oxidoreductase encodes the protein MSQTILVTGAAGFIGWRTAKFLLEGGFNVVGIDNMNNYYDVRLKEWRKKDLEKYENFRFFEVDIENLGALKVLFDNFDFDAVLNLAARAGVRYSMENPHVYLQTNAQGTLNLLEMMKEKGIKKMVLASTSSLYAGQPMPFKETLPVNTPISPYAASKKAAEVMAYTYHHLYDMDITVVRYFTVYGPAGRPDMSIFRFIKWIDEGTPIKLFGDGSQARDFTYVDDIAKGTILAMKPMGYEIINLGGGRNPISLKTIIEKIENLLGKKAKIEYKPFHKADMKETWADIEKAEQLLGWKPEIDIDEGLKRTVEWYLENKNWLKDIRLEEGVQNI